The genome window ACGAGGCGAGCTGGTCGTCGACAAAGGCTTTTGCGTGCACCTTGGACAGGCGGGGCTTGGCCTTGATGATTTCAATTTCCATACGAAGCTGGTCGCCGGGCACCACCGGACGGCGGAAGCGGGCGTTGTCGATGGCTGCAAAATAGGAGATTTTGCCTTCGCCGCCGAACATGCGGTTCAGCAGAATTCCAGCCACCTGCGCCATGGCCTCCATCTGCAAAACGCCGGGCATCACCGGCTGGCCGGGGAAATGGCCCTGAAAAAACAGCTCGTTAAAGGTGAGGTTTTTGATTCCAACAATCCGCTTTTCGTCGTCGCATTCAATGATGCGGTCAACGAGCATGAACGGATAGCGATGCGGCAGAATCTTTAAAATTTCACTGGCTTCAAGTGTCGGCATAATATTTCGGCTCCTTCGTTTAGAAAATTCAAAATAGACGATAATTATCAGCGAAACCCTGCGCGGGTTCAACGCTTAAGCGTAGATTTGTCCATGGCCTCCAAAGCCGGACATCCCTCGGCAACACGCCACGTATGCGGGAAATTGCGGCACTGCTCCGGCCGGGCATCATAAAAAGCGCAGCCCTCATCCGTCAGAAAGACACACCGCCCGTCCTCATACTCCGTCAGGCTCAATTGGCGCCGATTGGACGCCAGCACGGTATACTGTTCAATAAAGTCTTCCTCGCTCAATCCGGTGGCCGCGGCCATGCGGGAAATATCCCCGTCTGTGAGCAGCACATGCCCCGGCCAGCGGCAGCAGGTGCCGCATCGCTGACATATAAATGAACGCTCTGTTGTTTCTGCTG of Tichowtungia aerotolerans contains these proteins:
- a CDS encoding YkgJ family cysteine cluster protein; this encodes MTAETTERSFICQRCGTCCRWPGHVLLTDGDISRMAAATGLSEEDFIEQYTVLASNRRQLSLTEYEDGRCVFLTDEGCAFYDARPEQCRNFPHTWRVAEGCPALEAMDKSTLKR
- the fabZ gene encoding 3-hydroxyacyl-ACP dehydratase FabZ, with product MPTLEASEILKILPHRYPFMLVDRIIECDDEKRIVGIKNLTFNELFFQGHFPGQPVMPGVLQMEAMAQVAGILLNRMFGGEGKISYFAAIDNARFRRPVVPGDQLRMEIEIIKAKPRLSKVHAKAFVDDQLASSADLMFSSAG